In Saccharicrinis fermentans DSM 9555 = JCM 21142, a genomic segment contains:
- a CDS encoding C1 family peptidase, whose translation MKLVSNLLLAAICLSSSIVTAQQKIHFESIAEVETTPVKSQGRTGTCWAYSTVSFIESEIIRMGGPALDLSEMYIVKHAYQDKAQQYVLLHGKGNFSQGGQAHDVMNVVEAHGFVRESDFWGTHDTSRVHNHGEMEAALKTLLDGYIHQKDAAPSKLWFDNINSVLTNYMGEVPTQVQFNKRTYSPVQFAKGLGIERNNYVELSSYTHHPFYKSFDLEVPDNWSHDRYYNVPIDELVATMKHALEQGFSIVWDGDVSDDFFSHKEGLAIVPMDDSKGFVPQAEKSVSQEDRQKAFYSWKATDDHLMHIVGLVKDENGTVYFKTKNSWGTQKNPYEGYLYMSEQYVRMNTVAIMLHKQTLSKELYKKLFK comes from the coding sequence ATGAAGTTAGTAAGTAATCTATTGTTAGCGGCTATTTGTTTGTCATCGTCTATTGTTACGGCACAACAAAAAATTCATTTTGAATCTATTGCAGAGGTTGAAACAACCCCCGTTAAAAGCCAGGGAAGAACAGGTACTTGCTGGGCTTATAGCACTGTTTCATTTATTGAATCGGAAATAATACGTATGGGGGGCCCCGCTTTAGATTTGTCTGAAATGTATATTGTTAAGCATGCATACCAGGATAAGGCACAGCAATATGTTTTGCTTCATGGTAAGGGCAATTTTAGTCAGGGAGGACAGGCACATGATGTGATGAATGTGGTTGAGGCGCATGGTTTTGTGCGAGAAAGTGACTTCTGGGGCACTCATGATACTTCACGAGTGCATAATCATGGTGAGATGGAGGCCGCATTAAAAACCTTATTGGATGGGTATATTCATCAAAAAGATGCGGCACCTTCTAAGCTGTGGTTTGATAATATTAATTCGGTACTTACAAATTATATGGGAGAGGTTCCTACACAGGTGCAATTTAATAAAAGAACCTATTCTCCTGTCCAATTTGCAAAGGGCTTAGGTATTGAAAGAAATAATTATGTGGAATTATCCTCTTATACGCATCATCCGTTTTATAAGAGCTTTGATTTAGAGGTGCCTGATAACTGGTCGCATGATAGGTATTATAATGTACCCATCGATGAGTTGGTAGCTACCATGAAGCATGCCTTGGAGCAGGGCTTTTCTATTGTGTGGGATGGAGATGTTTCTGACGATTTTTTTTCACACAAGGAAGGGTTAGCCATTGTTCCCATGGATGATTCAAAGGGTTTTGTTCCTCAAGCAGAAAAGTCTGTGTCGCAAGAGGATAGACAAAAGGCTTTTTATAGCTGGAAGGCAACGGATGATCATTTGATGCATATTGTGGGGCTGGTTAAAGATGAAAATGGAACGGTTTATTTTAAAACGAAGAATAGCTGGGGTACCCAGAAAAATCCTTACGAGGGTTACTTATATATGTCAGAACAGTATGTCAGAATGAATACTGTTGCTATTATGTTACATAAACAAACCTTGAGCAAAGAGCTGTATAAGAAACTCTTTAAATAA
- a CDS encoding penicillin-binding protein 1A produces the protein MTKKRTTHKRTAKKSSVRSNRQSSFRKYIIPFVLKAVGLSIGVAFVFLLFVYLGVFGRLPSKDDLSQINNDIASEVYTEDGVLMGKYYYQNRMSIENKVISQHAKNALVATEDKRFFQHKGLDLLSLGRVVVKTILFRDKAQGGGSTISQQLAKNLYPRKQYGPFTMLVNKSREIFVASRIEEVYSKEEILSLYLNTVPFGEDVYGIEAASLRFFSKHSSDLEAKEAAVLVGMLAANTAYNPRLNPKRSTKRRNIVLDRMTEFGFLNEKESAELKQSDLGLAYHKIDHNTGIAPYFREMIRKEALRILEDEYGEHYDLYKDGLKIYTTIDPTLQEYAEEAVQQHMAVLQREFKNHWKNRDPWKMQPSVFSQALHASQRYKSLKAAGKTEDEILAKMKELTRMRIFAYPEEKDVNLSPLDSVKHYLKILNTGFMVMDPHSGKVLSWVGGVNHKYFQYDHVTSRRQVGSTFKPIVYTAALLDGMKPCEYISNERRVYEDYDNWSPTNSDGMHLGYYSMKGGLTHSVNTITAEVMMRTGVDKVLNLAERMGVQSKLPAVPSLSLGAGEISLQEMLTVYTCFANRGSKVVPFGLLRIEDKTGKVLYEHTPAVKGFPVLDSQTADLMNYMLRGVVENGTGRGLKTTYGLNSQIAGKTGTTQDNADGWFIGYTPNLLAGAWVGAESPVVHFRSTALGQGAHMALPIYGLFMKKVERNPAYDKYTNRRFPTLESDLLAMVDCADYSENDPDRSFFDIFRSGKERPDSLSLKDWRGIQKEEREQRKDQRKGLLNRMKDLFRKKD, from the coding sequence ATGACCAAAAAAAGAACCACGCATAAAAGAACTGCGAAAAAATCATCTGTCAGAAGTAATCGGCAGTCTTCATTTCGAAAATATATAATTCCTTTTGTTTTAAAGGCTGTAGGCCTTTCTATTGGAGTAGCCTTTGTTTTTCTTTTGTTTGTTTATCTGGGTGTCTTTGGTCGCTTGCCTAGCAAGGATGATTTGTCCCAGATAAATAATGATATTGCTTCGGAGGTATATACCGAGGATGGGGTGCTCATGGGTAAATACTACTATCAGAACCGAATGAGTATTGAGAATAAGGTCATTTCTCAACATGCCAAAAATGCTTTGGTAGCTACCGAAGATAAGCGTTTCTTCCAACATAAGGGGCTTGATCTGCTGAGCCTGGGGAGAGTAGTGGTGAAAACGATACTTTTTAGGGATAAAGCGCAAGGTGGGGGAAGTACCATCAGTCAGCAATTGGCTAAAAATCTGTATCCCAGGAAACAATATGGTCCTTTTACCATGTTGGTTAATAAATCCAGAGAGATATTTGTGGCCTCGAGAATTGAAGAGGTGTATAGTAAGGAGGAAATCCTTAGTTTGTACCTGAATACAGTTCCTTTTGGGGAAGATGTTTATGGTATCGAGGCAGCATCACTACGTTTTTTTAGTAAGCACTCGTCTGATTTGGAAGCTAAGGAGGCAGCTGTATTGGTGGGTATGTTGGCTGCTAACACAGCTTATAACCCTCGTTTAAATCCCAAGCGCTCCACCAAGCGTCGAAATATTGTGTTGGACCGGATGACTGAGTTTGGTTTTTTAAATGAAAAGGAGTCTGCGGAGTTAAAACAATCGGACTTGGGGCTTGCTTATCATAAAATAGATCACAATACTGGTATTGCTCCTTATTTTAGAGAAATGATCCGAAAAGAGGCCTTACGAATATTAGAGGATGAATACGGGGAGCACTATGATTTGTATAAAGACGGCTTGAAAATCTATACTACTATAGATCCTACTTTGCAAGAGTATGCCGAAGAAGCAGTGCAGCAACATATGGCTGTGTTACAAAGGGAGTTTAAAAACCATTGGAAAAATCGTGACCCTTGGAAGATGCAACCATCCGTGTTTAGCCAGGCTTTGCATGCCTCTCAACGTTATAAAAGTTTAAAAGCAGCCGGGAAAACGGAGGATGAGATTCTTGCCAAAATGAAGGAGCTTACCCGCATGCGTATATTTGCCTATCCTGAAGAGAAAGATGTTAACTTATCTCCTTTGGATTCGGTGAAGCATTATCTAAAAATTCTCAATACCGGTTTTATGGTGATGGATCCTCATTCGGGCAAAGTACTTTCGTGGGTGGGGGGTGTCAATCATAAATATTTTCAGTACGACCATGTTACGTCACGTCGCCAGGTTGGTTCTACTTTTAAACCTATTGTTTATACGGCAGCGCTATTGGATGGCATGAAACCTTGTGAATATATCTCCAATGAACGTAGGGTTTATGAAGATTATGATAATTGGTCACCGACCAACTCTGATGGGATGCATCTGGGATACTACTCTATGAAAGGTGGATTGACCCATTCTGTAAATACCATAACTGCTGAGGTAATGATGCGCACCGGAGTGGATAAAGTATTAAATCTTGCCGAAAGGATGGGGGTGCAATCAAAGCTTCCGGCGGTTCCTTCTTTAAGTCTGGGCGCTGGTGAAATATCTTTGCAAGAGATGCTGACTGTATATACCTGTTTTGCCAATAGAGGATCTAAAGTGGTGCCCTTTGGCTTGCTTCGTATAGAAGATAAGACAGGAAAGGTATTGTATGAGCATACACCTGCTGTAAAAGGCTTTCCTGTATTGGATAGCCAAACGGCTGATTTGATGAATTATATGTTGAGGGGTGTGGTGGAGAATGGCACGGGAAGGGGATTGAAAACTACCTATGGACTAAATAGTCAGATTGCGGGGAAGACTGGCACTACACAAGACAATGCCGATGGATGGTTTATTGGGTATACGCCTAATCTGTTGGCGGGTGCATGGGTAGGGGCCGAAAGTCCTGTGGTGCACTTTCGTTCAACAGCGCTGGGACAGGGAGCACATATGGCCTTGCCTATTTATGGCCTGTTTATGAAAAAAGTGGAACGGAATCCTGCATATGATAAGTATACCAATCGTCGCTTCCCCACTTTAGAGAGTGACTTGTTAGCGATGGTTGATTGTGCTGACTATTCCGAGAATGATCCGGATCGTTCTTTCTTTGATATTTTCAGAAGTGGTAAGGAGCGACCCGATTCTCTTAGCTTGAAAGACTGGAGAGGTATCCAGAAGGAAGAAAGAGAACAAAGAAAAGATCAGCGAAAAGGATTACTTAATAGAATGAAGGATTTGTTTAGAAAAAAAGATTAA
- a CDS encoding aminopeptidase P family protein, protein MFTKETYINRRKRLKSKLDKGIALIMGNVDASMNYPQNTYHFRQDSTFLYFFGLDHAGLAGLIDFESGEEMLFGDDFTMDDIIWMGPQPKLKENAEKVGINQSYPLSNLNKVIQKALSQGRTIHFTPPYRGKNMIAMGALLNLHPAKVKDQASTELIKACVALRSVKEPCEIEEMERHMATAYAMHTTAMKMAHPGKTEQEITGALEGISMSGGGIVSFPIICSIHGETLHNHYHGNTLQQGDLLLVDAGSESPLHYATDNTRTSPVGGQFTQKQKEIYQIVVNTNNKALAATKPGITYKEVHLLACKTMAAGLKDLGLMKGDMDEAVAQGAHALFMPHGLGHMIGLDVHDMEDYDQQLVGYDDEVRPSSQFGLSALRMGRKLETHFVVTNEPGIYFIPALIDQWKKTGKFADFINYPQVESYKNFGGIRLEDDILVTETGSRILGKRIPINPEDVEQMVKSGC, encoded by the coding sequence ATGTTTACGAAAGAAACCTATATAAACCGTCGTAAGCGGTTAAAAAGCAAATTAGATAAGGGAATTGCCCTTATCATGGGCAACGTAGATGCCAGCATGAATTACCCACAAAACACTTATCATTTCAGACAAGACAGCACCTTTCTATACTTCTTTGGATTAGACCATGCAGGATTGGCTGGACTAATCGATTTTGAGAGTGGTGAAGAGATGCTTTTTGGAGATGACTTTACGATGGATGATATTATCTGGATGGGTCCCCAACCCAAACTAAAAGAAAATGCTGAAAAAGTAGGCATCAACCAAAGTTATCCTCTTTCAAACTTAAACAAGGTCATCCAAAAAGCCCTTTCACAAGGTCGAACGATACACTTCACACCTCCATACCGAGGTAAAAACATGATAGCAATGGGTGCGCTATTAAACCTTCATCCTGCCAAGGTGAAAGACCAAGCATCCACAGAACTAATCAAAGCCTGTGTAGCATTACGCTCCGTAAAAGAACCCTGCGAAATAGAGGAGATGGAAAGACATATGGCTACCGCTTATGCCATGCACACCACAGCAATGAAGATGGCACACCCCGGAAAAACCGAACAAGAAATCACAGGAGCCTTGGAAGGAATATCAATGTCCGGAGGAGGAATAGTCTCATTCCCAATCATCTGCTCTATTCATGGAGAGACATTACACAATCACTATCATGGCAACACCCTACAACAAGGCGACCTATTATTGGTTGATGCAGGCAGCGAATCACCTCTTCACTATGCCACGGACAACACCCGTACATCACCTGTTGGGGGCCAGTTTACTCAAAAGCAAAAAGAAATCTATCAAATAGTCGTCAACACCAATAACAAGGCACTGGCAGCCACAAAACCAGGCATCACCTATAAAGAAGTGCATTTACTAGCCTGTAAAACAATGGCAGCAGGTCTTAAGGACTTAGGTTTGATGAAAGGTGACATGGACGAAGCCGTTGCCCAAGGAGCCCACGCCTTGTTTATGCCACATGGACTTGGACATATGATAGGCTTGGATGTACACGATATGGAAGACTACGACCAACAACTGGTAGGTTACGACGATGAAGTTCGGCCAAGCAGTCAATTTGGCCTCTCCGCACTTAGAATGGGACGCAAACTAGAAACTCATTTTGTGGTAACCAACGAACCAGGAATATATTTTATTCCTGCCCTGATAGATCAATGGAAAAAAACAGGAAAATTCGCCGACTTTATCAATTACCCACAAGTAGAATCTTACAAAAACTTTGGCGGAATTCGCCTGGAAGATGATATATTAGTTACTGAAACAGGAAGTAGAATACTGGGAAAAAGAATTCCTATCAACCCTGAAGATGTAGAACAAATGGTAAAATCAGGTTGTTAA
- a CDS encoding SusC/RagA family TonB-linked outer membrane protein, which translates to MRLLILNLMLVLFAVTVSAQNIVNVSGQVTDQTGESIIGVSISIKGTSEGTITDMDGNYHISVPSDAILVFSFIGFDTQEVQVNNRSIISVSLVESMTGLDEVVVVGYGTQKVKDLTSSIVTVKADEITKSASGQTMQALQGKVAGVQIVSAGAPGSEPTVRIRGLGSYPGIGGSTPLYVVDGMYFDDIDFLNPSDIESLSVLKDASASSIYGVRAANGVVLITTKSGSLKSKASISYDGYVGVQVAQNVLQMANAEQFVEYVNQVGDPADLQFVENAMQRFGRSRINPNVPDVNTDWYKEIMNTSATQQNHALSVTGGSEKTAYAMGLSYFEQDGLLKGKNSFERLNIRGKLDQNVNKWLKAGVNVNVSNATKYIADDAAWFKAYHAVPILPVYDQENYDALVAAGTNFPSAYSNAKLLGYRDTQNPFLDLEYRDHRMDIRKVLTGLYAEMSLLPEKLKFKTSYNISLIHLSDRNVGLPYYLSASEDVNRELSTISKYRSLYFNQFWDNTLTYNDTFGGHHISAMVGTAYRDEFYDTLSGSAEDIPLEENAWYIGQSLSQDSKSIADGASRYYGFSYFGRLAYNYNSKYIAYATLRREGTSKYQEKWGTFPAIGAGWVISEESFFKENIGFVNYFKLRAGWGKLGNDKIPSQAGANTTSPQFLAIDDQKVNGTVTTSTFGYLGWETVKGTNVGISTQLFNMRLGIEADYYVRDTENAAIPVSLLLQGGSVTRNVGVIRNSGFEVAANWRGTIGEDLKYTIGANVATLKNEVRDLFGQTYLNGGSAEFRQRSQVGEPLLSFYGYEIAGVYQNQAEIDADPIAVANGLVPGDLKFKDQDGSEVLDDDDKVFLGSYLPKLTYGGSLGLFYKKLEFSMSISGQGGNKILNRKRGEIKWTNDTNIDANYASNLWNGEGTSNKYPSAAGLRRGWNQEFSDLLLEDGSFFRIQNIQLAYNIDGKKWLGENMPNARIYFTAERPLTVFSYNGFNPEVSDGIDRQFYPVASVYTLGLNIKF; encoded by the coding sequence ATGAGATTACTAATTTTAAATCTAATGCTTGTGCTGTTTGCTGTTACTGTGTCAGCCCAGAACATTGTTAATGTTTCCGGTCAGGTAACAGATCAAACAGGAGAGTCAATTATAGGTGTTTCCATATCTATAAAAGGAACGAGTGAAGGTACTATTACCGATATGGATGGTAACTATCATATAAGTGTACCATCGGATGCTATTCTTGTATTTAGTTTTATTGGTTTCGATACTCAGGAGGTACAGGTTAATAATCGAAGTATTATTTCTGTTTCTTTGGTGGAGTCTATGACAGGGCTCGACGAAGTGGTAGTGGTGGGTTATGGTACCCAAAAAGTTAAGGACCTCACTTCGTCTATTGTAACAGTAAAGGCGGATGAAATAACAAAATCGGCATCAGGACAAACGATGCAAGCTCTTCAGGGTAAAGTGGCAGGTGTGCAGATTGTAAGTGCAGGAGCACCGGGTAGTGAGCCTACAGTGCGAATCAGAGGCTTGGGTTCATATCCTGGCATTGGAGGTTCAACTCCATTGTATGTTGTGGATGGGATGTACTTTGATGATATTGATTTTCTAAATCCCTCCGATATAGAAAGTTTATCGGTGCTAAAAGATGCGTCGGCATCTTCTATTTATGGGGTGAGGGCAGCCAATGGAGTGGTGTTAATCACCACTAAATCTGGAAGCCTTAAGTCTAAAGCTTCCATAAGCTATGATGGTTATGTGGGCGTGCAGGTGGCCCAAAATGTTTTGCAAATGGCCAATGCAGAGCAGTTTGTGGAATATGTAAATCAGGTGGGTGACCCGGCAGATTTGCAATTTGTGGAAAATGCCATGCAACGCTTTGGAAGAAGCCGGATAAATCCCAATGTGCCGGATGTGAATACCGATTGGTATAAGGAGATCATGAACACCTCTGCTACACAACAAAATCATGCGCTTTCTGTTACCGGTGGTAGCGAAAAAACTGCCTATGCCATGGGGCTGAGTTATTTTGAACAGGATGGTTTACTGAAAGGCAAGAATTCGTTTGAGCGCTTAAATATCAGAGGAAAGTTAGATCAGAATGTGAATAAGTGGTTAAAAGCCGGGGTGAATGTGAATGTGAGTAATGCTACTAAATACATCGCTGATGATGCCGCTTGGTTTAAGGCTTATCATGCCGTGCCTATTTTACCAGTTTATGACCAGGAAAATTACGATGCACTTGTGGCCGCAGGAACTAATTTCCCCAGTGCCTACTCCAATGCTAAGCTGCTAGGTTATCGTGATACACAAAATCCATTTTTGGACCTTGAATACCGTGATCACCGCATGGATATACGGAAAGTATTGACTGGATTATATGCTGAAATGAGTTTATTGCCTGAGAAGTTAAAATTTAAGACGAGTTATAATATTTCACTCATACATTTGAGTGATAGAAATGTTGGTCTGCCTTATTATTTGTCTGCATCCGAAGACGTAAATAGGGAGCTGTCAACTATCAGTAAGTATCGTTCTCTGTATTTTAATCAATTTTGGGACAATACTTTAACCTATAACGATACTTTTGGTGGGCATCATATTTCTGCCATGGTGGGTACTGCCTATAGGGATGAGTTCTATGATACATTGAGCGGATCGGCTGAAGATATTCCTTTGGAGGAGAATGCATGGTATATTGGACAGTCTCTTTCTCAAGACTCTAAAAGTATAGCAGATGGAGCAAGCAGGTATTATGGCTTTTCTTATTTTGGCCGTTTAGCATATAATTACAATAGTAAATATATAGCTTATGCAACGCTTCGACGTGAAGGGACTTCTAAATATCAAGAGAAATGGGGTACGTTCCCGGCCATAGGTGCAGGATGGGTTATCTCCGAGGAAAGTTTCTTCAAGGAAAATATAGGTTTTGTCAATTATTTTAAGTTAAGAGCTGGTTGGGGTAAGCTAGGTAATGACAAGATACCCAGCCAAGCAGGTGCCAATACAACTTCGCCACAGTTTTTGGCAATAGATGATCAGAAAGTAAACGGAACAGTAACAACCAGTACATTTGGTTATTTGGGTTGGGAAACTGTGAAAGGAACCAATGTGGGAATCAGTACCCAGCTGTTTAATATGCGACTGGGTATTGAGGCAGATTATTATGTCCGAGATACCGAAAATGCTGCCATACCAGTTAGTCTTCTTCTTCAAGGTGGAAGTGTTACCAGAAATGTGGGAGTGATCAGAAATTCTGGATTTGAAGTGGCTGCCAATTGGAGAGGAACCATCGGTGAAGACCTGAAATATACGATAGGAGCAAACGTGGCTACCCTTAAAAATGAGGTGCGTGATCTCTTTGGACAGACCTATTTGAATGGTGGCTCTGCCGAGTTTAGGCAGCGTTCGCAAGTGGGAGAACCGCTCTTGTCATTTTATGGCTATGAGATAGCAGGTGTATATCAGAACCAGGCTGAGATAGATGCTGATCCTATTGCAGTAGCCAATGGCTTAGTACCTGGTGATCTGAAATTTAAAGACCAGGATGGAAGTGAAGTCCTAGATGATGATGATAAAGTGTTTCTTGGGTCTTATCTTCCTAAACTCACTTATGGAGGTAGCCTTGGATTGTTTTATAAAAAGCTTGAGTTCTCTATGAGCATTAGCGGTCAGGGCGGAAATAAAATACTAAATCGTAAGAGAGGAGAAATTAAATGGACCAATGACACGAATATTGATGCGAATTATGCTAGTAATTTGTGGAATGGAGAAGGTACTTCTAATAAATATCCTTCGGCTGCTGGTTTGAGACGAGGTTGGAACCAGGAATTTAGTGACCTGTTGTTAGAAGATGGATCCTTCTTTAGAATTCAAAATATTCAACTGGCCTATAACATCGATGGGAAAAAATGGTTGGGTGAAAATATGCCTAATGCACGCATTTATTTTACCGCTGAACGACCGCTCACTGTTTTTAGTTATAACGGTTTTAATCCTGAAGTGTCTGATGGTATTGATCGACAATTTTATCCTGTGGCCTCTGTGTATACGTTAGGTCTTAATATTAAATTTTAA
- a CDS encoding HD domain-containing protein: protein MDDLQASILEQIEGYVSEKMKGVDASHDMSHICRVLKNARRINEEEHGDVFLIEAGALLHDICDEKLFDKRGAENQLMDFFERIGLPIETGVSLLNIINAVSFGAGIEGVETLSLEQKIVRDADRLDAIGAIGIARTFHYGGRKNREMFNDAYPPQTYQTSEDYRNNTSPTIHHFYEKLLLLKDKMETPSGRRMAVERHNYMLGFLKQFYREIDEEGFALDGYN from the coding sequence ATGGATGACTTGCAAGCGTCAATTTTGGAGCAAATAGAAGGATATGTCTCAGAAAAAATGAAGGGGGTGGATGCGAGTCATGATATGAGCCATATTTGTAGGGTGCTTAAGAATGCGCGAAGGATTAATGAGGAAGAACATGGGGATGTGTTTTTGATTGAAGCAGGGGCATTACTGCATGATATATGTGACGAGAAATTGTTTGATAAGAGGGGGGCTGAAAATCAACTTATGGATTTTTTTGAGCGCATAGGCTTGCCCATAGAAACGGGCGTATCTTTGCTTAATATTATAAATGCGGTTTCTTTTGGTGCCGGGATAGAGGGGGTTGAAACATTGTCGCTGGAACAAAAGATAGTACGTGATGCGGATCGTTTGGATGCCATCGGAGCCATTGGTATCGCGCGGACATTTCACTACGGAGGAAGAAAGAATAGGGAGATGTTTAATGATGCATACCCTCCTCAAACATATCAAACAAGCGAGGATTACCGTAACAATACCTCACCGACCATTCATCATTTTTATGAAAAATTATTGTTGTTGAAAGATAAGATGGAGACCCCAAGTGGTAGACGTATGGCTGTGGAGAGACATAATTATATGTTGGGCTTTCTAAAACAATTTTATCGGGAAATAGATGAAGAAGGTTTTGCTTTGGACGGATATAACTAA
- a CDS encoding RagB/SusD family nutrient uptake outer membrane protein codes for MKKIFTYCIPVLIGSFMLLAMSSCTDKFDDPFENTSFTSDVNYAIGENMILPLLGAYYGLYTRGWEEPLTLGVRGDDVNAGGDQPPLQEQDNFNYLASHWNLNTLWQGHYSDVINVFSAMDEIEKYRLAGADDVLADQYIAECRVIRAYLYLNIARSFGGGIVIDQLDNIQNIPVSSKAEMMQYVVEEMNQVIPLLPDVNPNKRSDIKGGVTRFTAYALQAIAFQELKDYQGVVTATSAIISSGEYELASDFYQLFKKAGKLDDEIILEFQYSDFNQGEGDQFIHNFEPFGIGGWTPVVAGAGGGWGFYEPTTKYIKFMLDRGETVRLETSVVFTPDGISELETEGLTLPAWVSNTNREGDVFNNNVRLLFASGKHIQPSTELVDGRTTLGSNKNLIVIRYAEMLLMYAEALTRGATSDISMTAEEAVNMVRNRAGLTELNNVTTEDVLDEKFAELAMEWGKRYYDMVRTENTAELTHEGKVFSMDKAYLPFPADQVSELPQLAEGIN; via the coding sequence ATGAAAAAGATATTCACATACTGTATACCTGTACTTATTGGAAGTTTTATGCTGCTCGCTATGAGTAGTTGCACCGATAAGTTCGATGATCCTTTTGAGAATACGTCGTTTACCAGTGATGTAAACTATGCAATTGGTGAGAATATGATACTACCCCTGTTGGGTGCCTATTATGGTTTATATACGCGAGGCTGGGAGGAACCCTTAACCTTGGGTGTGCGTGGAGATGATGTAAATGCCGGTGGAGATCAACCTCCTCTTCAGGAACAGGATAATTTTAATTATCTGGCGAGTCATTGGAATTTAAATACTTTATGGCAAGGACATTATAGTGATGTAATTAATGTTTTTTCAGCCATGGATGAGATAGAGAAATATAGGTTAGCAGGGGCCGATGATGTGCTGGCCGATCAATATATCGCAGAATGTCGCGTGATCAGAGCTTATTTGTACTTGAATATTGCGCGAAGTTTTGGAGGAGGTATCGTTATCGATCAATTGGATAATATTCAGAATATCCCGGTGAGCAGCAAGGCAGAGATGATGCAATATGTAGTGGAGGAAATGAACCAAGTTATTCCTTTATTGCCTGATGTTAATCCCAATAAACGTAGTGATATTAAAGGAGGGGTAACACGATTTACAGCTTATGCATTACAAGCGATTGCTTTTCAGGAACTAAAGGACTATCAGGGAGTGGTTACAGCTACCTCAGCGATTATTAGTTCGGGAGAATATGAATTGGCCTCCGACTTTTATCAGTTATTTAAAAAGGCGGGTAAGCTTGATGATGAGATAATACTTGAGTTTCAATATTCCGACTTTAATCAAGGAGAAGGAGATCAGTTCATACATAATTTTGAGCCCTTTGGAATTGGCGGATGGACGCCTGTGGTTGCTGGTGCAGGTGGAGGATGGGGTTTTTATGAGCCCACAACCAAGTATATCAAATTTATGCTTGATAGAGGTGAAACAGTTCGCTTAGAGACCAGTGTGGTGTTTACTCCGGATGGTATCTCGGAACTGGAGACTGAAGGACTGACTCTTCCTGCCTGGGTATCTAATACCAATAGAGAGGGGGATGTGTTTAATAACAATGTGCGTCTTCTTTTTGCCAGTGGAAAGCATATTCAACCTTCCACGGAGTTGGTGGACGGAAGAACAACACTGGGGAGTAATAAGAATTTGATTGTTATCAGATATGCGGAAATGTTGTTGATGTATGCAGAGGCCCTAACCAGAGGAGCTACCAGTGATATTTCCATGACTGCTGAGGAGGCTGTTAATATGGTGCGAAACCGTGCTGGTTTGACTGAGTTGAATAACGTGACAACAGAAGATGTGTTGGATGAAAAATTTGCTGAATTGGCCATGGAGTGGGGGAAAAGATACTATGACATGGTGCGAACAGAAAATACCGCAGAGCTGACTCACGAAGGTAAAGTGTTTTCAATGGATAAAGCCTATTTGCCATTCCCGGCGGATCAGGTATCAGAATTGCCTCAACTGGCTGAAGGAATCAATTAA